Proteins co-encoded in one Xiphophorus hellerii strain 12219 chromosome 10, Xiphophorus_hellerii-4.1, whole genome shotgun sequence genomic window:
- the thrab gene encoding thyroid hormone receptor alpha, translated as MEHMPKEQDSNPSEGEEKQWLNGPKRKRKNSQCSVKSMTGYIPSYLEKDEPCVVCGDKATGYHYRCITCEGCKGFFRRTIQKNLHPTYSCKYDGCCIIDKITRNQCQLCRFKKCISVGMAMDLVLDDSKRVAKRRLIEENREKRKKEEMVKSLQTRPEPTVAEWDLIRLVTEAHRHTNAQGAQWKQNRKFLPEKIGQSPVAPTSDGDKVDLEAFSEFTKIITPAITRVVDFAKKLPMFSELPCEDQIILLKGCCMEIMSLRAAIRYDPESETLTLSGEIAVKREQLKNGGLGVVSDAIFDLGKSLAQFNLDDTEVALLQAVLLMSSDRSGLTSVEKIEKCQETYLLAFEHYINYRKHNIPHFWPKLLMKVTDLRMIGACHASRFLHMKVECPNELFPPLFLEVFEEQEV; from the exons GGTACATCCCCAGCTACCTCGAAAAGGATGAGCCATGTGTGGTGTGTGGCGACAAGGCCACAGGGTACCACTACCGCTGCATTACCTGCGAGGGCTGCAAG GGTTTCTTTCGTAGGACCATTCAAAAGAACCTCCACCCCACCTACTCCTGCAAGTACGATGGCTGCTGCATCATTGACAAGATCACCCGCAACCAGTGCCAGCTGTGTCGCTTTAAGAAGTGCATCTCAGTGGGAATGGCCATGGACT tGGTCCTGGATGACTCAAAGCGGGTGGCTAAACGGCGCCTTATTGAGGAGAACAGGGAGAAACGCAAAAAGGAGGAGATGGTGAAGTCCCTGCAGACCCGTCCAGAGCCCACTGTGGCCGAGTGGGACCTGATCCGGCTGGTGACAGAGGCCCATCGGCATACCAACGCTCAGGGCGCACAGTGGAAACAGAACCGCAAATTCCTG CCAGAGAAGATTGGCCAATCTCCGGTTGCCCCGACGTCCGACGGAGACAAGGTGGACCTGGAAGCCTTCAGCGAATTCACCAAGATCATCACCCCTGCCATCACCAGAGTAGTCGACTTTGCCAAAAAACTGCCCATGTTCTCTGAG CTGCCTTGTGAAGACCAAATCATCTTGTTGAAGGGCTGCTGCATGGAGATCATGTCGTTGCGTGCAGCAATCCGTTATGACCCCGAAAGCGAGACGCTGACGCTGAGCGGGGAGATAGCTGTGAAGCGTGAGCAGCTGAAGAACGGAGGGCTGGGTGTGGTGTCTGACGCCATCTTTGATTTGGGCAAAAGCCTGGCGCAGTTCAACCTGGACGACACGGAAGTGGCGCTTCTGCAGGCCGTGCTTCTCATGAGCTCAG ATCGCTCAGGCCTGACGTCTGTGGAAAAGATAGAGAAGTGCCAGGAGACGTACCTGCTGGCATTCGAGCACTACATCAATTACCGCAAGCACAACATTCCCCACTTCTGGCCCAAACTCCTGATGAAGGTGACGGACCTGCGGATGATCGGTGCATGCCACGCCAGCCGTTTCCTTCACATGAAGGTGGAGTGTCCCAACGAACTGTTCCCGCCGCTTTTCCTCGAGGTCTTCGAGGAACAGGAAGTGTGA